Within the Devosia lucknowensis genome, the region AGCAGTTCGTCTCCAAGGCGCCCGAAGAGGTGATCGAGGAGCAGAAGTCCCGGCGCGAGGCGGCTGCCGAGCGTCGCGAGAAGATACTCGAAGCCCTCAAGCGTCTGAGCTGACAAAATGAGCGACGCCCCGAAAGTCCCCAATGAACGTGCCATGCAGAATGGCCTGGTCGGGGGCGGGGCGGTCCTCATCTTCGATGGCAAGGGTGGCATGCGGCGGCATGAGCCGGGCGAAGGTCACCCCACCGTTCCGCCGGGCGGCTTCAAGCTGGTCGTGGGCAATTCCAAGGGGCCAGAATTCAAGCTCTGGCTCAAGACCGAGCTTGGCGACTACAATTCCAGCCTTGTCACCGCCCCGACCTCCCGCAGCCGTTGCTCGGTGATGGACGATCGCGCGCTGGTCGTGCTGCGCGTCGTGCGGCCGGGCGCAGCCCCGCACGATCTGGGACGGCAATTCCTCACGATCTGGATCGAGCGCAGCCGCGTCATCATCGCCTCCGAGCTCAACATCCTCGACTTCCTGGGATTGGCCAAGGTGGAGCAGGCTGAACATGCGCCCATTACGCCGGCCGATCTCATCTCCCGCCTCGCGCTCCGGGCCTCGGATCGTCTGGAGCCGCTGATCGAAATGCTCGGTGACCGGCTGGACGAGATCGAGGAAAGCCTCATCACCCAGCGCACCGACAAGGCCCAGGACAATCTGGAACAGCTTCGCCGCACGCTGATCAATTTCCGTCGGCTGGTGTGGCCGCAGCGCGACGCACTCTCGACCCTCGAAGTAGAGGACCTCTCCTTTTTCTCCGACCGCGATCGCCTGCGCCTGCGCGAATCGTCCATGCGCACCGCCCGCATCGGCGATGAACTGCAGGCCCTGTCCGAGCGCGCCGTCCTGGTGCACGAAGAAATCATCGACGACCGCGCCGAACAGATGAACAAGGCCATGCTTGTCCTTGCCGCGGTGACCGTTATTTTCTCGCCGTTGACCCTGTTGACCGGATTGCTCGGCATGAATGTCTCCGGCATTCCGTTCGCCGAAAGTCCGGGGGCATTCTGGGTGGTTTGCGTCTTCGCCCTTGCGATCGGGATCGGAGCCCTCTGGCTGATGCGGCGGCGGCACTGGCTTTAGCGCCGCCGCCCGGTCAAATGCTAGCCATTCGCTAGCGAAGTCGCTTCATATGCTGGCCTGGACACTATGAAGCGCGGAATAAACGCCACCTTTTGCCATTAAAGTATCGTGGTTTCCGTCCTCCACGATGCCGTTTTTGCCCAGCACCAGGATGCGATCGGCATGGCGAACGGTGGACAAGCGATGCGCGATGACGAGGGTCGTCCTGCCCTTCGACAATCCCACCAGGGCCTGCTGCACGGCGCGTTCGCTTTCATTGTCGAGGGCGCTGGTTGCCTCGTCGAAGATCAGGATTGGCGGGTTCTTGAGAAACGCTCTGGCGATGGTCAGTCGCTGCTTCTGCCCGCCTGACAACTTCACCCCGCGCTGCCCGATATCGGTGTCGTAACCCATTGCCAGGGCTGTGATAAAATCATGCGCATTGGCGGCCTTCGCGGCAGCGATGAGCTCTTCTTCAGACGCACCGGGACGGCCATAAAGCAGGTTTTCTCGGACCGTTCCGGCAAACAGGTAGACGTCCTGCTGCACGACGCCGATCTTGCTTCGCAGCGATGCCAGAGTAACGTTGCGCACATCGATGCCGTCCACGCACACGCTGCCGTCAGCCACGTCGTAGAACCGTGGAATGAGGCTGCACAGCGTACTCTTGCCCACCCCCGACGGTCCGACCAGTGCCACGAATTCACCCGGCTCGACGCTAAGTGACAGATCTTCGAGGATATTTGGCCCGTCCGTCTCGTACCGGAACCGTACACCACGGAAATCGATGCGCCCTTCTACATTGCCGAGAGGCACGGCATTGGGCCGGTCGGCGATTTCCGGCCGTTCCTCCAGCAGCTCCATCGCGCGGGTAAAGCCCGTATACCCCTCCTGCCAGAGCCGGATGAAATTGTCGAAGCGCTTGATAGGGTCCAGCAGCACCCCCACGCACAGCAGCAGCGTCAGCAGATCCGCGGCTGTCAGATCATTGCTGAGGATGCGGATGGCGCCGCCGACGATCACGACGATCGTCACCAGTTGTCCGAAGCCCTCCATGCCGCTCCACAGCAAAGCTTCGCTGCGATATCCATCTTTCCGGCTCATGAGGAAACGCTGGTTTTCGCCCGCAAAGCGGCGGATTTCATCGGCCTCGTTCGCA harbors:
- a CDS encoding CorA family divalent cation transporter — translated: MSDAPKVPNERAMQNGLVGGGAVLIFDGKGGMRRHEPGEGHPTVPPGGFKLVVGNSKGPEFKLWLKTELGDYNSSLVTAPTSRSRCSVMDDRALVVLRVVRPGAAPHDLGRQFLTIWIERSRVIIASELNILDFLGLAKVEQAEHAPITPADLISRLALRASDRLEPLIEMLGDRLDEIEESLITQRTDKAQDNLEQLRRTLINFRRLVWPQRDALSTLEVEDLSFFSDRDRLRLRESSMRTARIGDELQALSERAVLVHEEIIDDRAEQMNKAMLVLAAVTVIFSPLTLLTGLLGMNVSGIPFAESPGAFWVVCVFALAIGIGALWLMRRRHWL
- a CDS encoding ABC transporter ATP-binding protein, yielding MSSPSPVEEQRAPRHSFLKHLFVRADSGAIAPEIRRAHSRRFVSYYRPHLPLLAAVLLCAMLVAAAALALPLMTNLIVSRLADLRTAPDAIWQLLLIGGLMVGVFLVQALATYFVDYQGHAMGAKIEAQVRQDLFEHCQGLSFSFYDRQRTGQLMSRISNDSLWLGELFHHAPEDLTIAGLKFFGALTVIALVDPLIAVAIAVLIPFACGYALHFNRRMSLALRVSKERIANVNEKVEDALGGIRVVQSFANEADEIRRFAGENQRFLMSRKDGYRSEALLWSGMEGFGQLVTIVVIVGGAIRILSNDLTAADLLTLLLCVGVLLDPIKRFDNFIRLWQEGYTGFTRAMELLEERPEIADRPNAVPLGNVEGRIDFRGVRFRYETDGPNILEDLSLSVEPGEFVALVGPSGVGKSTLCSLIPRFYDVADGSVCVDGIDVRNVTLASLRSKIGVVQQDVYLFAGTVRENLLYGRPGASEEELIAAAKAANAHDFITALAMGYDTDIGQRGVKLSGGQKQRLTIARAFLKNPPILIFDEATSALDNESERAVQQALVGLSKGRTTLVIAHRLSTVRHADRILVLGKNGIVEDGNHDTLMAKGGVYSALHSVQASI